In one window of Methanoculleus chikugoensis DNA:
- a CDS encoding FHA domain-containing protein: protein MTDDDSRTLILDTDNDDLQELSEYLDVLSSSTRLKILKAIERSPKDVRQISAAIETSYENTKKHLDKLMSIGVVRKEAGLSRPTAKGVHPVWKYSLVPGGLEAITRSLGLFANLKLTLTDAVLAKKLAAVRETFSGEFSGQPPVVILLGGAEDGRVFALAEESIAVGRADPGAPERAGEAIVLGEEYAAVTRVSKPHARITRRRDGVRLIEDCGSTGGTFVNGMPLKPGARRELHDGDLIELAKGAPGATLVFVAPGGVPVPDAA from the coding sequence ATGACCGACGACGACTCAAGGACACTCATCCTCGATACAGACAACGACGACCTGCAGGAACTCTCCGAATACCTGGACGTGCTGAGCAGCAGCACGCGCTTAAAGATCTTGAAAGCCATCGAACGAAGCCCGAAAGACGTCCGGCAGATATCGGCCGCGATCGAGACGAGTTACGAGAACACGAAGAAACACCTCGACAAACTGATGAGCATCGGGGTCGTCCGCAAAGAGGCCGGGCTCTCGCGCCCGACCGCAAAGGGGGTCCACCCGGTCTGGAAATACTCGCTCGTGCCCGGAGGGCTCGAAGCGATCACGCGGAGCCTCGGGCTGTTTGCGAACCTGAAACTGACCCTCACGGACGCCGTGCTCGCGAAGAAACTCGCCGCCGTCCGGGAGACGTTCTCGGGGGAGTTCTCCGGGCAGCCCCCGGTCGTCATCCTCCTCGGGGGCGCGGAGGACGGCAGGGTCTTTGCGCTCGCCGAGGAGAGCATCGCCGTAGGCCGGGCGGACCCGGGAGCGCCCGAACGGGCCGGAGAGGCGATCGTCCTCGGCGAGGAGTACGCGGCGGTCACCCGCGTCTCGAAGCCGCATGCCCGGATCACCCGCCGCCGAGACGGGGTCCGGCTCATCGAGGACTGCGGCAGCACGGGCGGCACCTTCGTGAACGGCATGCCGCTCAAGCCGGGCGCGCGGCGGGAACTTCACGATGGGGACCTCATCGAACTCGCGAAAGGCGCACCGGGAGCAACCCTCGTCTTCGTCGCTCCCGGGGGGGTGCCGGTGCCGGATGCCGCCTGA